GGTGGCCGGCGAGCGTGTCGCCCTCCCCCACCTTCACGCCCACGTCGCCGTCCCGGAGGACCCGGAAGGCGTCCTCGTCGGTGACGTCGTCGCCGGCGAAGAACACGGCGTCCGCGCCCCGCAGCTCGCGGAGCCGGTCGACGGCGTCGCCCTTGGTCACGTGCCGGACGGCGAACTCGAGGATGTCCTTGCCGCCGCGCTCGAGGACCTCCGGGTCGGCGCGGTGCGCGGCCTCGTGCGCAGCGGCGTTCGCCGCCGCGGCCACCTCGGCGCTCGCCCGGCGCGTGTGCACCCCGTGCCCGGCGGGCTTGTGCTCGACGACGACGTCCGGGAACCGTGCGCCCACCTCGTCGAGCGCCGCGCCGACACGGGCCACGCGGGCGTGCTCGTCCTCGGTCAGGGCGGCCTCGGCGTGCCCGTCGACCCGCCACTCGACGCCGTGCGAC
The Curtobacterium citreum genome window above contains:
- the otsB gene encoding trehalose-phosphatase; translation: MPEPSTDPTALSSALETLAAAPRLLVALDFDGTLAPFADDPAQVGALPGSWAAVLTLQRARDTEVVLVSGRPLEGLARVSHAPEDMALVGSHGVEWRVDGHAEAALTEDEHARVARVGAALDEVGARFPDVVVEHKPAGHGVHTRRASAEVAAAANAAAHEAAHRADPEVLERGGKDILEFAVRHVTKGDAVDRLRELRGADAVFFAGDDVTDEDAFRVLRDGDVGVKVGEGDTLAGHRVADPAALTDVLKQLGRLRATR